In one window of Rhodoglobus vestalii DNA:
- a CDS encoding thiol-disulfide oxidoreductase DCC family protein, with product MGEKVSPGTRENMVLIFDGDCAFCSLWVERLRAILPTFPTSTPWQWVNLDDYALTRDDVDKAAWFVTPTRQFVGHLAFSAILRSQPAIGLRFLGNLIATEPFSSLSALAYRFIARYRHRLPGGTPACAVRRPE from the coding sequence ATGGGTGAAAAGGTTTCTCCGGGTACTCGAGAAAATATGGTGCTGATCTTCGATGGAGACTGTGCATTCTGCAGCCTGTGGGTCGAGCGACTCCGCGCAATACTTCCCACTTTTCCTACGAGCACACCGTGGCAGTGGGTCAACCTCGATGACTACGCGCTCACCCGAGACGACGTTGACAAAGCGGCCTGGTTCGTGACTCCCACTCGACAGTTTGTCGGTCACCTTGCGTTCTCCGCGATCCTTCGAAGCCAGCCAGCGATCGGGTTGCGGTTCCTCGGCAACCTCATCGCCACCGAACCATTCAGTTCCCTGAGCGCACTCGCCTACCGATTCATCGCTCGCTACCGCCATCGCCTTCCGGGTGGAACCCCTGCCTGCGCGGTGCGACGCCCCGAGTGA
- the gcvT gene encoding glycine cleavage system aminomethyltransferase GcvT, whose translation MRYSPLHGIHEQLGAAFTDFAGWMMPVRYSSDLAEHHAVRTAAGIFDISHMAEIHVRGADAGAYLDFALAGKLSAMALAQAKYSLILNETGGIIDDLVAYRLADDHFLVVANAGNRFAAATALSERAKGFDVTVTDESDDYALIAVQGPVSRAILEATAGLGDFATPLDELKYYRETAATFIGHDLIIARTGYTGEDGFELYIQVDAAADLWAALTVAGEPLGLVPAGLACRDTLRLEAGMPLYGHELGLTTFPVQAGLGRVVALSKEGDFVGRAAIEAGPDAGARVLVGLAAEGRRAGRADYAIYHGDTEVGVITSGALSPTLGHPIAMAYVDADVSDVGTELHLDVRGSRIAASVISLPFYKREA comes from the coding sequence ATGAGGTATTCGCCACTTCACGGCATTCATGAACAGCTTGGGGCCGCGTTCACCGATTTTGCCGGCTGGATGATGCCGGTGCGCTACAGCTCCGACCTCGCCGAGCACCATGCGGTTCGCACGGCCGCGGGAATCTTCGACATCTCGCACATGGCCGAAATCCATGTGCGTGGAGCGGATGCCGGCGCCTACCTCGACTTCGCACTTGCCGGCAAGCTTTCGGCGATGGCTCTCGCGCAAGCCAAGTACAGCCTGATCCTGAATGAGACAGGCGGAATCATCGACGATCTCGTCGCCTACCGCCTCGCCGACGATCACTTCTTAGTGGTCGCGAACGCTGGCAACCGATTCGCGGCGGCGACAGCGCTCAGCGAACGCGCTAAAGGCTTTGATGTCACGGTCACCGACGAGAGTGACGACTACGCGCTCATCGCGGTGCAGGGGCCGGTATCGCGCGCCATTCTCGAAGCAACCGCGGGGCTCGGTGACTTCGCCACCCCGCTTGATGAACTCAAGTACTACCGTGAAACCGCCGCCACTTTCATCGGGCACGACCTCATCATCGCGCGCACCGGCTACACCGGCGAAGATGGTTTCGAACTCTACATTCAGGTGGATGCCGCCGCCGACCTTTGGGCGGCGCTCACCGTTGCCGGCGAACCCCTCGGTCTCGTGCCTGCCGGTCTCGCCTGTCGAGACACTCTGCGACTCGAGGCGGGCATGCCGCTGTACGGTCACGAGCTGGGCCTCACAACGTTCCCGGTGCAAGCCGGTCTGGGTCGCGTTGTTGCTCTCAGCAAGGAGGGTGACTTTGTCGGTCGTGCCGCAATAGAGGCGGGTCCGGATGCTGGTGCTCGCGTTCTCGTCGGACTCGCCGCCGAGGGTCGCCGCGCCGGTCGCGCGGACTACGCCATCTATCACGGTGACACCGAGGTGGGAGTGATCACTTCTGGCGCGCTGTCTCCCACGCTGGGTCACCCGATTGCTATGGCGTACGTCGACGCTGATGTCAGTGACGTCGGCACCGAACTCCACCTTGATGTGCGGGGCAGTCGCATTGCTGCATCCGTCATTTCCCTACCCTTCTACAAGAGAGAGGCCTGA
- a CDS encoding CPBP family intramembrane glutamic endopeptidase produces the protein MTASPPLGQSRGRLWAEISLVLALSLGASAIYSVVSITNRLTRSEPLSQQTATLNASLSSRPTFDLIYQVLGISFDLAPVALVAFLLWRTTRPRLARLGIDFTRPGRDSLSGIALALAIGIPGIVVYLVGRNLGLTVNVVPAALDQYWWTVPVLLLSALRAGVTEEVIVIGYLYARLGDLGWGRWQIIISTALLRGTYHLYQGIGAFIGNIAMGVLFGWLYTRYGRVLPLVIAHTLIDAAIFVGYGWAAATFPDIIGPRTESTT, from the coding sequence GTGACCGCGTCGCCTCCGCTCGGGCAGTCGCGGGGCAGACTGTGGGCAGAAATATCTCTCGTTCTTGCGCTGTCGCTGGGGGCATCCGCAATATATTCGGTCGTGTCGATAACCAATCGCCTCACGCGCAGTGAACCGCTGTCCCAGCAGACTGCGACCCTAAACGCATCGCTGAGCTCGCGGCCCACATTCGACCTGATCTATCAAGTGCTGGGCATCAGCTTCGATCTTGCCCCGGTGGCGCTCGTCGCGTTTCTGCTGTGGCGCACAACACGACCGCGACTGGCACGCCTCGGAATCGACTTCACCCGTCCGGGCCGCGACAGCCTCAGCGGCATCGCCCTTGCACTCGCAATCGGCATTCCCGGCATCGTTGTCTACCTCGTTGGGCGCAACCTCGGGCTCACCGTGAACGTGGTGCCGGCAGCGCTTGATCAGTACTGGTGGACCGTACCCGTGCTGCTGTTATCTGCACTGCGCGCTGGCGTCACCGAAGAAGTGATCGTGATCGGCTACCTTTACGCGCGACTCGGCGATCTGGGGTGGGGTCGGTGGCAGATCATCATCTCAACCGCCCTCCTGCGCGGCACCTATCACCTTTATCAGGGCATCGGCGCATTCATCGGCAACATTGCGATGGGGGTGCTCTTTGGTTGGCTTTACACCCGATACGGTCGGGTGCTCCCGCTCGTGATCGCGCACACGCTCATCGATGCCGCAATTTTTGTGGGCTACGGATGGGCGGCCGCAACCTTCCCCGACATTATTGGCCCACGCACCGAAAGCACCACCTAG
- the gcvP gene encoding aminomethyl-transferring glycine dehydrogenase produces MTNPIISDTFADRHIGTDAAAQASMLAAVGYDSLESLVDAAVPPAIHQTPVENSTIPAPASEREALAELRALAGANKVRRSMIGLGYYDTITPAVIKRNVLENPSWYTAYTPYQPEISQGRLEALINFQTMVADLAGMTTTNASMLDEGTSSVEGMLLARRASRVESNVFIVDADTLPQTKALLVNRAEAVGIELVELDLATIGASPELPACFGALIQYPGASGRVWDSSEIIAAVKAHGGLAIVAADLLSLTILTSPGELGADVAVGTTQRFGVPMGFGGPHAGYMSVRKGLERQLPGRLVGVSQDAAGDPAYRLSLQAREQHIRREKATSNICTAQVLLAVMAGMYAVYHGPQGLKRIAQRIHYDTAEFASRLRAAGYTIENETFFDTLSVTKTGQAHAIAAKALESDILLYVVDADTVRLSFDEVSTQPSEGIFAAQKHDLAKAFGLDAGFAYLPDDDSIPADLERTSEYLTHPVFNTHRSETSMMRYLKYLADKDYALDRGMIPLGSCTMKLNAATEMEAVTWPEFGNIHPFAPAEDVAGYLVMISHLESWLAEVTGYDTTSLQPNAGSQGELAGLLAIRGYHRSRGDHERTICLIPSSAHGTNAASAVLAGMRVVVVACDELGNVDLGDLRAKIAEHATEIAALMITYPSTHGVYEHEVREITQAVHDAGGQVYVDGANLNALLGYARFGDFGGDVSHLNLHKTFCIPHGGGGPGVGPVVAKAHLAEFLPGHPMAQSRQHPAFDMQTGEAGPYVHSGGAVSAAPYGSASILPITWAYVRMMGSAGLKAATGAAVLAANYVAVRLREHYPVLYAGDNGLVAHECVLDLRPLKEATGIDNNDVAKRLIDYGFHAPTMSFPVSGTLMVEPTESEDLAELDRFIDAMIAIKDEADAVAAGTWPADDNPLVNAPHTAQSAIASDWPHAYSREQAVYPLRSLVSGKYWPPVRRVDNAYGDRNLVCSCPPIEAFAH; encoded by the coding sequence ATGACAAACCCCATCATCAGCGACACCTTCGCCGATCGTCATATCGGCACAGATGCTGCCGCCCAAGCGAGCATGCTGGCCGCCGTCGGCTACGACAGCCTCGAGTCGCTCGTGGATGCCGCGGTTCCGCCGGCCATTCACCAGACTCCGGTCGAGAATTCCACGATCCCCGCTCCCGCCTCGGAGCGTGAGGCGCTCGCCGAACTGCGCGCCCTCGCCGGCGCGAACAAGGTTCGTCGCAGCATGATCGGTCTTGGCTATTACGACACCATCACGCCGGCCGTCATCAAGCGCAATGTGCTTGAGAACCCGAGCTGGTACACCGCCTACACGCCGTACCAGCCAGAGATTTCGCAGGGCCGCCTCGAGGCTCTGATCAACTTCCAGACAATGGTTGCCGACCTTGCTGGTATGACCACCACCAACGCATCAATGCTCGATGAGGGCACGTCGTCGGTCGAGGGAATGCTGCTGGCGCGTCGGGCCTCCCGGGTCGAGTCGAACGTTTTCATTGTGGATGCCGACACCCTTCCCCAAACCAAGGCTCTGCTCGTGAACCGTGCGGAGGCTGTAGGGATCGAGCTTGTTGAGCTTGACCTGGCGACAATCGGTGCGAGCCCTGAGCTGCCCGCGTGCTTCGGTGCGCTCATCCAGTACCCGGGTGCGTCGGGTCGCGTCTGGGATTCCAGCGAGATCATCGCTGCCGTCAAGGCGCACGGCGGTCTCGCGATTGTGGCGGCCGACCTTCTCTCGCTCACCATTCTGACGTCACCCGGCGAGCTCGGCGCAGACGTTGCTGTCGGAACCACGCAGCGCTTCGGAGTGCCGATGGGCTTCGGCGGGCCACACGCCGGCTACATGTCGGTGCGCAAAGGCCTCGAACGACAACTGCCCGGCCGCCTCGTTGGGGTGTCTCAGGATGCCGCCGGCGACCCCGCCTACCGTCTTTCCTTGCAGGCTCGTGAGCAGCACATTCGCCGCGAGAAGGCGACCTCCAATATCTGTACCGCCCAGGTGCTGCTCGCGGTCATGGCCGGAATGTATGCCGTCTACCACGGTCCGCAGGGCCTGAAGCGGATCGCCCAGCGTATCCACTACGACACCGCCGAGTTCGCTTCCCGCTTGCGTGCTGCCGGCTACACCATCGAGAATGAGACCTTCTTCGACACCCTGTCGGTCACGAAGACTGGCCAGGCACACGCGATTGCGGCCAAGGCGCTAGAGAGCGATATCCTGCTCTATGTGGTGGATGCTGACACCGTGCGTTTGAGCTTTGACGAAGTCTCGACGCAGCCCTCCGAGGGTATCTTCGCCGCGCAGAAGCACGACCTGGCGAAAGCCTTTGGACTGGATGCCGGCTTCGCGTACTTGCCCGACGACGACAGTATTCCGGCCGACCTCGAGCGCACGAGCGAATACCTCACGCACCCCGTGTTCAACACGCACCGCTCGGAGACGAGCATGATGCGCTACCTCAAGTACCTCGCCGACAAGGATTACGCGCTCGACCGCGGCATGATCCCGCTGGGCTCCTGCACGATGAAACTGAACGCGGCGACCGAGATGGAAGCGGTGACGTGGCCAGAATTTGGCAACATCCACCCCTTCGCCCCGGCAGAGGATGTCGCCGGTTACCTTGTCATGATTTCGCACCTCGAATCATGGCTGGCTGAGGTCACGGGCTACGACACCACGTCGCTGCAGCCCAACGCCGGAAGCCAGGGTGAGCTTGCGGGGCTCCTCGCGATTCGTGGCTACCACCGCTCTCGCGGAGATCACGAGCGCACCATCTGCCTCATCCCGTCGAGCGCGCACGGCACGAACGCTGCCAGCGCAGTGCTCGCGGGTATGCGCGTTGTCGTCGTTGCGTGCGACGAACTCGGCAACGTTGACCTCGGTGATTTGCGGGCGAAGATCGCGGAGCATGCGACCGAAATCGCCGCCCTCATGATCACGTACCCCTCGACTCATGGGGTGTACGAGCACGAAGTGCGCGAAATCACGCAGGCCGTGCACGATGCTGGTGGCCAGGTCTATGTTGATGGTGCCAACCTCAACGCCCTGCTCGGCTATGCGCGGTTCGGTGACTTTGGCGGAGACGTCAGCCACCTCAACCTGCACAAAACTTTCTGCATCCCGCACGGTGGCGGTGGGCCCGGAGTCGGGCCTGTCGTCGCGAAGGCGCATTTGGCAGAGTTCCTGCCGGGGCACCCGATGGCTCAGAGCCGACAGCATCCCGCATTCGACATGCAGACCGGTGAGGCGGGCCCCTACGTGCATTCCGGCGGAGCGGTCAGCGCTGCGCCCTACGGAAGCGCGAGCATCCTCCCCATCACCTGGGCCTACGTGCGCATGATGGGATCGGCGGGCCTCAAAGCTGCGACCGGTGCTGCGGTGCTCGCCGCTAACTACGTTGCCGTGCGCCTGCGTGAGCACTACCCCGTGCTCTATGCGGGAGACAACGGACTGGTGGCTCACGAGTGCGTTCTCGACCTGCGACCGCTCAAGGAAGCCACCGGAATCGATAACAACGACGTGGCGAAGCGCCTCATCGATTACGGTTTTCATGCGCCCACCATGTCGTTCCCGGTGTCGGGCACGCTCATGGTGGAGCCCACCGAGAGTGAAGACCTCGCCGAGCTCGATCGTTTCATCGACGCAATGATTGCGATCAAGGATGAAGCGGATGCCGTTGCCGCCGGAACGTGGCCCGCTGACGACAATCCGCTCGTCAATGCCCCGCACACGGCGCAGTCGGCGATCGCGAGCGACTGGCCGCACGCGTACTCGCGCGAACAGGCCGTCTACCCTCTGCGTTCACTCGTTTCGGGCAAGTATTGGCCACCGGTGCGTCGAGTCGACAACGCCTACGGCGACCGCAACCTGGTGTGCTCGTGCCCGCCGATTGAGGCGTTCGCGCACTAG
- a CDS encoding ABC transporter permease encodes MLWYAGKRFLQMIPVFFGATFLIYFMVFALPGDPIAALYGDRPPAPGVIEVIRAEYNLDKPFIVQYLLYIGGLFQGDLGTTFSGRPVFDVMAQAFPITARLALLALAIEAFFGIVVGLVAGLRKGKLFDASALVVSLLLISVPTFVVGFVLQYVFGIQLGWARTTVSGAAPWDELLLPAIVLASVSFAYIVRLTRASVAENLGADFVRTATAKGLSRRRVVSVHVLRNSLVPVVTYLGVDIGSLMVGAIVTEGIFNINGVGGTVFRAIRLGEGPTVVSFVAVMVIIFVLANLLVDLLYAALDPRIRYAK; translated from the coding sequence ATGCTGTGGTACGCAGGCAAGCGTTTTCTCCAGATGATCCCGGTGTTTTTCGGCGCGACCTTCTTGATCTACTTCATGGTCTTCGCATTGCCTGGTGATCCGATTGCTGCGCTCTACGGAGATCGCCCACCGGCTCCCGGTGTTATTGAGGTGATTCGAGCTGAGTACAACCTTGATAAGCCATTCATTGTTCAGTACCTCCTGTACATTGGTGGGCTGTTTCAGGGTGATCTCGGAACAACCTTCTCCGGCAGACCTGTGTTCGATGTCATGGCCCAAGCCTTTCCCATCACTGCCCGACTCGCGCTACTCGCACTGGCTATCGAGGCCTTCTTTGGCATCGTCGTCGGCCTGGTCGCTGGCCTCCGCAAGGGAAAGCTATTCGACGCCTCCGCACTCGTCGTCAGCTTGCTGCTTATTTCGGTACCGACATTCGTGGTCGGTTTCGTGTTGCAGTACGTTTTTGGCATCCAACTCGGCTGGGCAAGAACCACTGTCAGTGGCGCCGCACCGTGGGACGAGCTACTCTTGCCGGCGATCGTGCTGGCATCCGTCTCCTTCGCCTACATCGTGCGACTCACCCGCGCGAGTGTCGCAGAGAACCTCGGTGCGGACTTCGTGCGCACCGCTACCGCTAAGGGACTTTCTCGCCGTCGAGTGGTTTCGGTGCACGTGTTGCGCAACTCCCTCGTTCCGGTTGTCACCTATCTGGGAGTCGATATCGGCTCGCTTATGGTCGGTGCAATCGTCACTGAAGGAATCTTCAACATCAACGGTGTTGGCGGAACCGTGTTTCGAGCAATCAGATTGGGAGAGGGCCCCACGGTCGTCTCGTTCGTCGCAGTGATGGTCATCATCTTTGTGCTTGCCAACTTGCTCGTCGACTTACTCTATGCCGCGCTCGACCCAAGGATTCGTTATGCCAAGTAA
- a CDS encoding peptide ABC transporter substrate-binding protein: MKRSRIGISAIALFSASALALAGCAASEPAADGDTAAIITTNGSEPQQSLIPTNTTETGGGKVITSIFAGLVSYTADGDVENEVAASIESEDAQSWTVTLEEGWEFTDGTPVTSDSFVTAWQYGALLSNAQSSSYFFDNIEGFSYDEESELTGLEVVSDTEFTVNLINPEADFPLRLGYSAFMPMPEAAWEDLDAFGENPIGNGPYMLDGEGAWQHDVQIDLVTNPDYDGVRTPVNGGVSIIFYTSQDAAYADALGGNLDILDAVPDSAFETYESDFPERSVNQPAAIFQAFNMPYYLDHWSGEEGELRRAAISMAIDRQEVTDVIFQGTRTPATDFTSPVIAGHSDSLAGAEVLEFNPEEAASLWAEADAIAPYGDTVFDLAYNADGGHQAWVDAVVNSISNTLGIEAVGKAYPTFADALNDRDAKLLTGATRAGWQADYPSLYNFLGPLYVDGAGSNKEGYSSPEFESVLAEGASAATVEEATAKYQEAQEILLVDLPSVPLWYSNVTGVYADTVDNVVFGWDSVPLYHEVTKD; this comes from the coding sequence TTGAAAAGATCACGCATAGGAATCAGCGCAATCGCGCTGTTCTCGGCCTCAGCGCTCGCTCTCGCGGGCTGCGCGGCGAGCGAGCCGGCCGCCGACGGCGACACGGCTGCGATCATCACCACCAACGGTAGTGAGCCACAGCAGTCGCTCATTCCCACAAACACCACCGAAACCGGTGGCGGCAAGGTCATCACTTCGATCTTTGCTGGACTTGTTTCCTACACCGCTGATGGCGATGTAGAGAACGAAGTTGCGGCATCCATCGAGTCCGAAGACGCACAGTCGTGGACCGTGACTCTCGAAGAAGGATGGGAATTCACCGACGGTACGCCCGTCACCTCTGACTCCTTTGTCACGGCATGGCAGTACGGAGCTCTGCTCAGCAACGCGCAAAGCTCGTCGTACTTCTTCGACAACATCGAAGGCTTCAGCTATGACGAAGAATCAGAACTCACCGGTCTTGAGGTCGTCAGCGACACCGAGTTCACCGTCAACCTGATCAACCCTGAGGCAGACTTCCCGCTGCGTCTCGGCTACTCGGCATTCATGCCGATGCCTGAGGCTGCATGGGAAGACCTTGATGCTTTCGGCGAGAACCCCATCGGTAACGGTCCGTACATGCTCGACGGCGAAGGCGCCTGGCAGCATGACGTTCAGATCGACCTCGTCACGAACCCCGACTACGACGGTGTCCGTACGCCCGTAAACGGTGGTGTCTCGATTATCTTCTACACCAGCCAGGACGCGGCTTATGCTGACGCTCTCGGTGGCAACCTCGATATTCTCGATGCTGTCCCTGACTCTGCATTCGAGACCTACGAGTCGGACTTCCCCGAGCGTTCGGTCAACCAGCCAGCGGCAATCTTCCAAGCATTCAATATGCCTTACTACCTTGACCACTGGTCCGGGGAAGAGGGAGAGCTGCGTCGTGCAGCAATCTCGATGGCAATTGACCGTCAGGAAGTCACGGACGTCATCTTCCAGGGCACCCGCACTCCGGCAACCGACTTCACGTCACCCGTAATCGCTGGTCACTCGGACAGCCTTGCCGGTGCTGAAGTTCTTGAGTTCAACCCCGAAGAAGCTGCGAGCCTGTGGGCTGAAGCCGACGCGATCGCCCCGTACGGCGACACCGTGTTTGACCTCGCCTACAACGCGGATGGTGGCCACCAGGCATGGGTTGATGCGGTAGTAAACAGCATCAGCAACACGCTCGGCATTGAGGCTGTTGGTAAGGCATACCCCACGTTCGCCGATGCACTCAACGACCGTGATGCCAAGCTGCTGACCGGTGCAACTCGTGCCGGATGGCAGGCTGACTACCCGTCGCTGTACAACTTCCTCGGCCCGCTCTACGTTGATGGCGCTGGCTCAAACAAGGAAGGCTACTCAAGCCCCGAGTTCGAAAGTGTTCTCGCAGAGGGTGCAAGCGCAGCGACTGTAGAAGAAGCAACGGCGAAGTACCAGGAAGCTCAGGAAATTCTCCTGGTTGACCTGCCTTCGGTGCCGCTGTGGTACTCGAACGTCACCGGTGTCTACGCGGACACCGTCGACAACGTGGTCTTCGGTTGGGACTCTGTCCCGCTGTACCACGAGGTAACCAAGGACTAA
- the ctlX gene encoding citrulline utilization hydrolase CtlX, protein MSVQAPSAAVLIRPHLFTPNGQTASDNAFQSTDPTRTPDEIARAAYDESTMVAETLRDAGVSIHVFDDTESTRPDSVFPNNWFSTHSGGRVAVYPMYAPNRRTERRTDVIEMLKHDFRVQDVVDYSGLEHDGIYLEGTGAMVIDHTNRVAYAAESHRANPLALERFCASFGYEPMMFEARDSHGVPIYHTNVMMCIATDFAMIGLDLIASGDRRMEIAERLTAPGRTLIDLTADQIANFAGNALELKGSNGRVLALSSRALKSLTAAQRSVIEQSCQIVPLDIPTIELAGGSVRCMVAGIHLDRRSRMAADVAAGVPAAGTAESAPTAGA, encoded by the coding sequence GTGAGCGTTCAGGCCCCCTCGGCCGCCGTACTGATCCGACCCCATCTGTTCACGCCGAATGGTCAGACCGCCAGTGACAACGCCTTCCAGTCGACCGATCCCACCCGCACCCCGGATGAGATTGCTCGCGCCGCGTACGACGAGTCGACGATGGTGGCAGAAACGTTGCGCGACGCTGGCGTCAGCATCCACGTGTTTGATGACACCGAGAGCACTCGCCCTGACAGCGTGTTCCCGAACAACTGGTTTTCGACGCACAGCGGCGGGCGCGTTGCCGTGTATCCGATGTATGCACCAAACCGGCGCACGGAGCGTCGCACCGATGTAATCGAGATGCTGAAGCACGATTTTCGGGTGCAGGATGTTGTCGACTATTCGGGGCTTGAGCACGACGGCATCTACCTTGAGGGCACCGGGGCAATGGTCATCGACCACACCAACCGTGTGGCGTATGCGGCGGAATCTCACCGCGCCAACCCGCTCGCTCTCGAACGCTTTTGCGCGTCATTTGGCTACGAGCCGATGATGTTTGAGGCGCGCGACAGCCATGGCGTGCCGATCTATCACACCAATGTGATGATGTGCATCGCAACCGACTTTGCGATGATCGGGCTCGACCTGATTGCCTCCGGTGATCGTCGCATGGAGATTGCTGAGCGCTTGACCGCGCCTGGCCGCACCCTGATCGATCTCACCGCCGACCAGATCGCCAATTTTGCGGGCAACGCTTTGGAACTGAAGGGTTCGAACGGTCGCGTTTTGGCGCTGTCGAGTCGTGCGCTCAAGAGTTTGACGGCCGCGCAGCGTTCGGTCATTGAGCAGAGCTGCCAGATTGTGCCGCTCGATATTCCGACGATCGAGCTGGCCGGGGGGTCGGTGCGCTGCATGGTCGCGGGAATCCACCTCGATCGCCGTTCGCGGATGGCAGCGGATGTTGCTGCCGGCGTTCCCGCCGCCGGTACTGCAGAGTCGGCGCCGACGGCTGGCGCGTAG
- a CDS encoding ornithine cyclodeaminase — protein sequence MVNYVDVNNMRRWISDTGIEPIIMGIVGYLEQDYAKWPQFDKTPRVAAHSAEGVIELMPTSDGETYAFKYVNGHPSNPGNGFQTVTALGMLARVDNGYPTFLSEMTLLTALRTAATSVLAARALARPDSKVLALIGTGTQSEFQALGFRAGLGITRLRAWDTDPAALDKFIRNVEPLGFEVVRATSAADAVAGADIVTTCTADKANAKILTTGMIEPGMHLNAIGGDCPGKTELEADIVRNSTVFVEFPEQTRIEGEIQQLEADSPITELWEVLAGRAAGRTSVDEVTLFDSVGFAIEDFSALRYVFDAVRGTDYATDLDLIADPADPKDLFSLVSRAPALLA from the coding sequence ATGGTCAACTACGTGGACGTCAACAACATGCGACGCTGGATTTCTGACACCGGAATTGAGCCCATCATTATGGGCATCGTGGGCTACCTTGAGCAGGATTATGCCAAGTGGCCCCAGTTCGACAAGACCCCTCGGGTTGCGGCTCACTCCGCTGAGGGAGTAATTGAACTCATGCCCACGAGCGATGGCGAAACGTATGCCTTTAAGTACGTCAACGGCCACCCCTCTAACCCCGGCAACGGTTTTCAGACCGTCACCGCTCTCGGCATGCTCGCACGCGTCGACAACGGTTACCCCACCTTCCTGTCGGAGATGACACTGCTGACGGCACTCCGCACCGCCGCGACCTCGGTGCTTGCTGCCCGTGCACTCGCCCGCCCAGACTCGAAGGTGCTCGCCCTCATCGGCACCGGAACCCAGTCGGAGTTTCAGGCTCTCGGATTCCGTGCTGGCCTCGGTATTACGCGGCTGCGGGCGTGGGACACCGATCCTGCCGCTCTCGACAAGTTCATCCGTAACGTTGAGCCGCTCGGTTTCGAGGTTGTGCGCGCGACCTCGGCCGCGGATGCCGTTGCTGGCGCCGACATCGTCACCACCTGTACCGCAGACAAGGCAAACGCGAAGATTCTGACCACCGGCATGATCGAACCCGGAATGCACCTCAACGCGATCGGTGGAGACTGCCCCGGCAAAACGGAGCTCGAAGCCGACATCGTTCGCAACTCGACCGTGTTCGTTGAGTTTCCCGAGCAGACCCGTATCGAGGGTGAGATTCAGCAGCTTGAGGCCGACTCCCCCATCACCGAACTCTGGGAGGTGCTCGCCGGGCGCGCCGCAGGCCGCACGTCGGTCGACGAAGTCACCCTCTTCGACTCGGTGGGTTTTGCGATCGAAGACTTCTCGGCATTGCGCTACGTATTTGACGCGGTTCGTGGCACCGACTATGCCACCGACCTTGATCTGATTGCCGACCCAGCCGACCCCAAGGACCTGTTCTCGCTCGTGTCGCGCGCACCCGCGCTGCTCGCGTAG
- a CDS encoding Lrp/AsnC family transcriptional regulator — MAQLDDLDRRLLAALRADGRESVASLARRLDVTRATVTSRIDRLVSGGTVLGFSVRVREDRDPSIIRAISFIEVEGRSTDAVIRKLRGLPEIHALHTTNGAWDLVADIRTDSLSNFDRVLARMRNVDGVVNSETSLLLSSAML; from the coding sequence ATGGCTCAATTGGATGATCTGGACCGCCGCCTTCTCGCCGCACTCCGGGCCGATGGCCGCGAGTCTGTAGCGAGCCTAGCGCGCCGCCTCGACGTCACCCGAGCCACTGTCACCAGTCGCATCGACCGCCTCGTCAGCGGCGGAACGGTGCTCGGTTTTTCGGTGCGCGTTCGCGAAGATCGTGACCCCTCGATCATTCGGGCCATCTCCTTTATCGAGGTGGAGGGGAGGTCAACGGATGCCGTGATTCGCAAGCTGCGAGGCTTGCCAGAGATCCACGCACTTCACACCACCAACGGCGCCTGGGATCTCGTGGCCGACATCCGCACTGACAGTCTCAGCAACTTTGATCGAGTCCTCGCCCGCATGCGCAACGTCGACGGCGTAGTTAATAGTGAGACCAGCCTGCTGCTCAGTTCGGCCATGCTGTAG
- the gcvH gene encoding glycine cleavage system protein GcvH gives MAEKSELQYTAEHEWVLVEGNIATIGITDYAAEKLGDIVFVELPRVGDTVTAGKLVGEIESTKSVGELFAPVAGTVVEANDAVAGSPELVNSDPFGEGWLVKIEFSDLPSMLSLDEYTTLTGE, from the coding sequence ATGGCTGAGAAGAGCGAACTGCAGTACACCGCCGAGCACGAGTGGGTGCTTGTTGAGGGAAACATTGCGACTATCGGAATCACCGATTATGCGGCAGAAAAACTCGGCGACATCGTTTTCGTTGAGCTGCCCAGAGTGGGCGACACGGTCACTGCCGGAAAACTTGTTGGTGAGATCGAGTCCACCAAATCGGTGGGCGAGCTCTTCGCCCCCGTCGCTGGCACGGTCGTTGAGGCCAATGATGCTGTCGCTGGCAGCCCCGAACTCGTCAACAGCGATCCCTTTGGTGAGGGTTGGCTCGTAAAAATCGAGTTTTCCGATCTCCCGTCGATGCTCAGCCTCGACGAATACACCACACTGACAGGCGAGTAA